From the genome of Solanum stenotomum isolate F172 chromosome 5, ASM1918654v1, whole genome shotgun sequence:
AATTCATGGGTTTCCTATTGCTATGCAAGTTTGATTTTATGAATGTTGTTAACAGGTagacaaaaatattgttgttaatTAATCTGACCACATTCCTAGAATTCTTAACTGGGTCACCAAAAAGGATTATCCCCGCATCGAGTACTTCATGAAAGGAATGTTCCGTGATGTCAAAAATTCGGTATgcttttttgcctttttttaatGTGTgttgttctttattttatatacaaatattgtttatcatattcatacatatacaaatagaactttcatttttatacatatacaaatactgAGTTACAAGtgtttatacatatacaaattttgtGTTCTTcataaataatgtatatatttactcactaattatatatatatatataaattttatatgcaATCATTTTTTGTATAGATTTCAGATTACTTTTCGGAACATAACTCCAACCCCATTGAAAATTGCAATTATTCCATTGCCGTTGGAGTATGTCCAATCTGATACAGCTTCACCATCAATACCACCTTCCAACATTGAAGCAAATGATGTTATACAATCCCCTGATTCAGATGATGACTTTCAAGACCCatcaaaatcaattaataataaGGGACAGGAAAAGGTTGTATCTAATTCAGATATCTTATCTACCAAGAAGATGGTCAGACAATCTGTCCCGGCTATACCAAAGAAGATCCCACCCAAAGTTGTTCAAGATCACGATATAAAAAGGCCACAAACACGTAATGCCCAAGTCTCTCCATCAGTGAAGACTGGTGTGAGGCACACAAAGTAACCTGTTGTTGTTGTAACCAAGCCAGTCATCAAATAATTACCtgtcaaatataaaaaaattgaatgatacaGGTATTACAACATCGAACAACGATTCATCTCAAATCAACATTTTTCGTGCtgaatttgatttattcaaCTTGTCCGTAAGTATAATACTATTGCACATATtgttgtatatttattttaaacatttttaaaattcataccTTCATGTATTTCTAGGTTAAAGAAGAGTTTACAAATTTAAGAAAGCTGATACAAGACAACTTCAATATTGTATTGAATGCCATTAACATCAAAAAATCAACTGCCAAGGTTCTGTattcaaacatataattacatttgttatataaattcaattttgtatGTTGAATTTATAAGAGTTCGTTTCAGGATTCTGATTTAGAAGTTCCACCGAAATATCCAATTGAGGGCATGCCGCAGCCACCTATACAGTCTCCGTCTTCAAGTTCCGAACTACAACGTTCAGATGAAATGAATAACTTAGAGAACAACGAGGTAATTCAATATTATCTGAACGTATATGTGCAACTTTCAACTGTttatttctataattatttatatatacaaattgaaATCTATATTTATTACAGAACACCCATTTGTATAATTGTAATACAATATATGTTCATATGTTAATTTATGGACGTTCTTATTTATTGAAGGTCCCCGTAACAGATGAGTTGTCACTAGATCAGAAAAAAGAGGAGGTTTGATTATGTTCTTAACTTatgtttttgtatatgtatttatGCTTTGAACTTTTATGTATAAAGTCTATGTTTGCatacacatttattaagaattTGTTTTTCAAACCTGTTGGTCAGTCTTTGAAGTTTCCTATCATTGATGAGTTATCACCGGATGAAAAGATTTCAGAGATTTGTTTTTACTTTCTGTTGTCTTTGTATACCTCTGTttgtatttgatatatttttagaaattaattaaatccaagACTGTTGGTCAGTCTTTGAAGGTTCTCACCACTGACGAGTTATCATCGGATGATACAATTTTAGAGGTTTGATTATGGCTTATATGATGGTTTTGTATACatctatatatattgataattttgTATAACTGATCggctcttttatttattaagagtttatgtttatattattttaagcaTGTTAGTCAAGATTTACCTCCTGAATATCAAGTAGATCCAGATTTCATGTATGATCATTTAGAAGTTAACAAAAACTCAGTGGTACGTATGttgtttttgtattatttattgtaaacatatttttatacttgattattttgattttatatagGATGTTCTTGTCAACGATGAATATGTACCTGATCAAATAGAAGATGTTCAAAAACAAGATTCTACTGTTGGTGTTGATCAATTAGATGATAACATGCAAAATGCTAAAGAACACATCATATGTGTTGCACCGATTCAGATGCTATCTCATGTTGATGCAAGCTACAATAGAGTCTTAACGGAATCTCCGATATTGATTCCTGGTCTACAACTTTCGAGACTCAACCCAAAAAGA
Proteins encoded in this window:
- the LOC125863683 gene encoding uncharacterized protein LOC125863683, producing the protein MHRCHVQAQLFRCFMLREVEGSSTDAIMIYINGTTLRFTHRDFCLVSGLKCSDDCQNFVFNIEEPNRILQMYFKKKKSISKAEFVQSFNNKVWGDNVDDALKFGILYFIHSYILSEESISTTIERIDFDLVESGMYMDYPWDNKAFEELTKNIHGKMKRTGKYYRIHGFPIAMQITFRNITPTPLKIAIIPLPLEYVQSDTASPSIPPSNIEANDVIQSPDSDDDFQDPSKSINNKGQEKVVSNSDILSTKKMVRQSVPAIPKKIPPKVVQDHDIKRPQTRNAQVSPSVKTGITTSNNDSSQINIFRAEFDLFNLSVKEEFTNLRKLIQDNFNIVLNAINIKKSTAKDSDLEVPPKYPIEGMPQPPIQSPSSSSELQRSDEMNNLENNEKLIKSKTVGQSLKVLTTDELSSDDTILEHVSQDLPPEYQVDPDFMYDHLEVNKNSVDVLVNDEYVPDQIEDVQKQDSTVGVDQLDDNMQNAKEHIICVAPIQMLSHVDASYNRVLTESPILIPGLQLSRLNPKRSIVLHSGAGVMDETPIHQIRRPERYNTSPYITTFKSSSGSSSKLPIIFDQKHPFDSISGTHDTSLYTNFWKWLREAYTEFLSDGNGISKGPFDPNLMHSKNVVLLWNYGMLKIQAEAISDSEAPDKPIRSNVDVDSSERITII